A part of Candidatus Dadabacteria bacterium genomic DNA contains:
- a CDS encoding PDZ domain-containing protein — protein sequence MVLFVLRKYVWVVNVLLIVAIAYSVSATVNNGLRDKIESDKGGLTGEHLYKEKYGQVKIPYRSREYYDSILRTNLFGTGGYAGQIETGGFSEVFEGEITPKTSLNLELLGTFMLKSRTNSAANKSIAVIKNMENSKIKGYSEGQLVDLVTSEKVEVVEIDDCEVTIRRAEGPELITCGNELESVFAKSPASSSARNRPSVKSKKSSASGVSKVSEGLYQIERVMFEELLAEPSSLITEAKIVPRDDGIKIFGVKSRSVFYKMGLRNGDIVHQINEVALNDVQSALSLFTDLRGQSEFTVDFTRQGKRKSNRYTVY from the coding sequence TTGCTGATAGTCGCCATTGCGTACTCGGTTTCGGCCACGGTCAACAACGGCCTACGCGACAAGATAGAGTCCGACAAGGGAGGCCTGACAGGCGAACACCTCTACAAGGAGAAGTACGGACAGGTTAAGATTCCCTATCGTTCAAGAGAGTACTACGACTCTATACTGAGAACAAACCTGTTTGGAACGGGCGGTTATGCTGGACAGATAGAGACGGGTGGTTTCTCGGAAGTTTTCGAGGGGGAAATTACCCCGAAAACTTCCCTCAATCTTGAACTTCTTGGAACTTTCATGCTCAAAAGCCGCACTAATTCTGCGGCCAACAAGAGCATCGCCGTGATAAAGAATATGGAAAATAGCAAAATAAAGGGTTATTCTGAAGGGCAGTTGGTTGATCTTGTAACATCCGAAAAAGTGGAGGTAGTGGAAATAGACGACTGCGAAGTGACTATACGAAGAGCGGAGGGTCCCGAATTGATTACCTGCGGAAACGAGCTTGAATCCGTTTTTGCAAAAAGCCCCGCGAGTTCTTCAGCAAGGAACAGACCGTCTGTTAAGTCAAAAAAGTCGTCGGCTTCAGGGGTCAGCAAGGTCAGCGAGGGCTTGTACCAGATAGAAAGAGTGATGTTTGAAGAACTGCTCGCTGAACCCAGCAGTTTAATAACCGAGGCTAAGATTGTGCCGCGCGATGACGGCATCAAGATCTTCGGAGTGAAAAGCCGGAGCGTGTTTTATAAAATGGGTCTTAGAAACGGGGATATAGTTCACCAGATAAATGAAGTTGCTTTAAACGATGTGCAGAGCGCTCTTTCGCTTTTTACCGACTTGAGGGGCCAGAGTGAGTTTACCGTTGATTTCACGAGACAAGGTAAAAGAAAGAGTAACCGGTACACGGTTTACTAG